A portion of the Rhinolophus sinicus isolate RSC01 linkage group LG03, ASM3656204v1, whole genome shotgun sequence genome contains these proteins:
- the CEP170B gene encoding centrosomal protein of 170 kDa protein B isoform X4, protein MSVTSWFLVSSSGTRHRLPRELIFVGRDECELMLQSRSVDKQHAVINYDQDRDEHWVKDLGSLNGTFVNETRIPDQKYVTLKLNDVIRFGYDSNMYVLERVQHRVPEEALRHEKYTSQLQVSVKAPVPKRGEGLPEHAPYCESSNPRLERGDRKPGAEAAAYRTPLYGQPSWWGEDDGGIPPGDRYQEGPYPERPKELTQQDGDLTGSTAGFRDPTEPPGYSFRREPSYFEIPTKEAPQPPRPPEVPTHEVPTKDGEPGGGGVAPVVQSHASFTIEFDDCSPGQVKIRDHVTKFSLRRRRPPGKATPVEAVSAETKVADWLVHNDPSLLPRAGPVDDRHSTKSDLPIHTRTLKGHKHEDGTQSDSEDPMAKTATAAGVPADNGEQVRLQRQIKRDPQELLHNQQAFVIEFFDEDTPRKKRSQSFTHTPPGDPKADKRRGPGLADRDRPGAPAPAPGPARGPGSSGPQRASSLKREKTEERLGAPSAPARASARPFGSVGRRSRLTQDFMVQCLREGSPAARPGPEKAAPEPPTPLMPHGASPVDPSTPPLPPADPQLTKARKQEEDDSLSDAGTYTIETETQDQEVEEARRMIDQVFGVLESPELSRVSSAIFRPVIRGDRDESGDGMTQRMALLQEFTSRPVGVAPQGELQGPPVPGSPGGQKWVSRWASLADSYSDPGLAEDGPGRTAGELEGALPVRHRRRLPQLPRDRAGSPAGPEATRRSGPGPPEPGSEPASHLLGQEDLEPDSLSDASGSDGGLQEERHRSPQERLVWTRGRRSPRATGDPAPTSFFIGDQNREAAFPQKTSVVPGDVDGPGQVAQPSTPARDGVYVSTSGRVVIQLQTGRSPEPEGPTPAQAKEALAFIRQESFIKEPASVPPAPGQLPQIPSHPLLQDLAAARASRMDLHSEDTQLILKETETVLAALGARLLSKSVEEAEGELGGTPGPPEDSLSGGSDVDTASTISLFSGKNGPSPTSPQLTGLQKEKLPSPPAAQDLGGAALSCAQERLSQKQHLPVSPADTGRGELSRRLAARRGQGSQGSLDWPDERGSGLAHPPGSGTVTSDNETSTATGAGRLASRRKHTAPPPSPSVREEQNRVSASAQKVQQALTRSNSLSTPRPTRASRLRRARLGDTSDTEVVDGERGSLTNPEPVVRPAAEQAKKLSRLDILAMPRKRAGSFTGPSDSDAAPSRASFSGRSVEVYCAGRKPTVAEARTAARKTASATTVPRQPFSRARPGSARYSSPKAPWSLLPVCAARSCGHWSQLPAQGRWTSMSTEPDSPCWELSHSRSELV, encoded by the exons ACGTTCGTGAACGAGACGCGCATCCCCGACCAGAAGTACGTCACGCTGAAGCTCAACGACGTCATTCGCTTCGGCTACGAT TCCAACATGTATGTGCTGGAGCGCGTGCAGCACCGCGTCCCCGAGGAGGCACTCAGG CACGAGAAGTACACCAGCCAGCTGCAGGTGAGCGTGAAGGCTCCGGTGCCCAAGAGGGGCGAGGGGCTGCCAGAGCACGCGCCTTACTGTGAGTCCTCGAACCCCAGGCTGGAGCGGGGGGACCGGAAACCAGGAGCAG AGGCGGCAGCCTACCGCACACCCCTGTATGGGCAGCCCTCCTGGTGGGGTGAGGATGATGGTGGCATCCCGCCTGGGGACCGGTATCAGGAGGGGCCGTACCCAG agcGGCCCAAGGAGCTGACACAGCAGGATGGGGACCTCACTGGGTCGACGGCCGGCTTCCGGGACCCCACCGAGCCTCCGGGCTACTCATTCCGACGGGAGCCCAGCTACTTCGAGATCCCTACGAAAGAGGCCCCACAGCCACCGCGGCCCCCTGAGGTGCCCACGCACGAGGTGCCCACCAAGGACGGGGAGCCAGGCGGGGGCGGGGTGGCACCGGTGGTGCAGAGCCACGCTTCCTTCACCATCGAGTTTGACGACTGCAGCCCAGGCCAGGTGAAGATCAGGGACCACGTCACCAAGTTCTCTCTGCGCCGGCGGCGGCCGCCCGGCAAGGCCACGCCTGTGGAGGCGGTCTCCGCGGAGACCAAAGTGGCAGACTGGCTGGTGCACAACGATCCCAGCCTGCTGCCCCGGGCCGGCCCCGTCGATGACCGTCACAGCACCAAGAGTGACCTGCCCATCCACACCCGCACCCTGAAGG GCCACAAGCATGAGGATGGCACACAGAGCGACTCAGAGGACCCCATGGCCAAGACAGCCACAGCAGCCGGGGTCCCTGCGGACAATGGGGAGCAGGTGCGGCTGCAGAGGCAGATCAAGCGGGACCCCCAGGAGCTGCTGCACAACCAGCAGGCCTTCGTCATCGAGTTTTTCGACGAGGACACACCCCGCAAGAAGCGTTCCCAGTCCTTCACCCATACCCCCCCTGGGGACCCCAAGGCCGATAAGCGCCGAGGCCCAGGGCTGGCCGACAGGGACCGCCCaggtgccccagccccagccccgggCCCTGCTCGGGGGCCGGGCAGCTCGGGGCCACAGCGGGCCAGCTCGCTCAAGCGCGAGAAGACAGAGGAGCGGCTGGGCGCCCCCTCGGCCCCTGCCCGGGCCTCCGCCCGCCCCTTCGGCAGCGTGGGGCGTCGCTCCCGTCTGACCCAGGACTTCATGGTCCAGTGCCTGCGGGAGGGCTCCCCGGCCGCCCGGCCTGGCCCTGAGAAGGCAGCCCCAGAGCCACCCACCCCCCTGATGCCCCATGGGGCCAGTCCCGTGGACCCCTCGACCCCACCACTACCTCCCGCTGACCCCCAGCTGACCAAGGCACGCAAACAGGAGGAGGATGACAGCCTCAGTGATGCAGGGACCTACACCATCGAGACAGAGACGCAGGACCAGGAGGTGGAGGAGGCCCGCAGGATGATCGACCAG GTGTTTGGCGTACTCGAGTCCCCTGAACTCTCCAGGGTGTCCTCGGCCATTTTTCGCCCAGTCATCAGAGGGGACAGAGACGAGTCTGGTGACGGGATGACCCAGCGGATGGCCCTGCTGCAGGAGTTCACCTCCCGGCCAGTGGGCGTGGCACCTCAGGGGGAGCTCCAG GGCCCCCCAGTGCCAGGCTCCCCTGGGGGTCAAAAGTGGGTGTCCCGCTGGGCCAGCCTGGCTGACAGCTACTCAGACCCGGGCCTGGCAG AGGACGGTCCAGGGCGCACAGCTGGGGAGCTTGAGGGGGCTCTGCCTGTGCGCCATAGACGACGACTCCCACAGCTGCCCAGAGACAGGGCGGGCAGCCCCGCCGGCCCCGAGGCCACCCGGAGGAGCGGGCCTGGGCCACCAGAGCCAGGCAGTGAGCCAGCCAGCCACCTCTTGGGCCAGGAGGACTTAGAACCCGACAGCCTCAGCGATGCCAGTGGGTCAGATGGGGGCCTGCAGGAAGAGAGACACAGGAGCCCCCAGGAGAGACTGGTGTGGACTAGGGGCCGGCGTTCACCAAGAGCCACCGGggaccctgcccccacctctttCTTCATCGGGGACCAGAACCGGGAGGCTGCCTTTCCCCAGAAAACATCTGTGGTTCCAGGAGATGTGGACGGCCCAGGGCAGGTGGCCCAGCCCAGCACTCCGGCGAGGGATGGTGTGTACGTCAGCACCAGTGGGAGGGTGGTCATCCAGCTGCAGACAGGGCGGTCCCCAGAGCCTGagggccccaccccagcccaggccaAGGAGGCCCTGGCCTTCATCCGGCAGGAGAGCTTCATCAAGGAACCGGCCAGTGTTCCCCCTGCACCTGGCCAGCTCCCGCAAATCCCCAGTCACCCCCTCCTGCAGGACCTGGCTGCAGCCCGGGCCTCGCGCATGGACCTCCACTCCGAGGACACCCAGCTGATCTTGAAGGAGACAGAGACAGTTCTGGCAGCCTTGGGGGCCCGACTGCTCTCCAAGTCTGTGGAAGAGGCGGAGGGCGAGCTGGGCGGCACCCCTGGGCCGCCAGAGGACTCCCTGTCTGGGGGCTCTGACGTGGACACGGCCAGCACTATCAGTCTGTTCAGTGGCAAGAATGGGCCCAGCCCTACGAGCCCCCAGCTCACGGGGCTGCAGAAGGAGAAGCTGCCCTCCCCACCGGCTGCGCAGGACCTGGGGGGAGCTGCCCTCAGCTGTGCCCAGGAACGGCTGTCACAGAAGCAGCACCTCCCAGTGAGCCCGGCGGACACTGGCCGTGGAGAGCTGTCACGGCGCTTGGCTGCACGGCGTGGCCAGGGGTCCCAGGGGAGCCTGGACTGGCCCGACGAGCGAGGCTCTGGCCTTGCCCACCCACCTGGCTCAGGCACAGTCACTTCCGACAATGAGACCTCCACAGCCACTGGAGCGGGGCGGCTGGCGTCTCGCCGAAAACACACTGCCCCACCACCGTCCCCATCTGTCCGGGAAGAGCAGAACCGAGTCTCGGCCAGCGCTCAGAAGGTGCAGCAGGCGCTGACCCGCTCCAACAGCCTGTCCACCCCACGGCCCACGCGGGCCTCCCGGCTGAGGCGGGCCCGACTGGGAGACACCTCGGACACGGAAGTGGTGGATGGTGAACGGGGGTCCCTGACCAACCCTGAGCCGGTGGTACGGCCAGCCGCCGAGCAGGCCAAGAAGTTGTCACGCCTGGACATCCTGGCCATGCCCCGGAAGCGGGCGGGCTCCTTCACGGGGCCCAGTGACTCAGACGCGGCCCCCTCCCGTGCCAGCTTCTCTGGCCGCAGCGTCGAGGTGTACTGCGCAGGCCGCAAGCCCACTGTGGCCGAGGCTCGGACCGCCGCCAGGAAGACCGCCAGTGCCACCACGGTTCCCCGCCAGCCCTTCAGCAGGGCGCGTCCAGGCAGTGCGCGATACTCCTCACCCA AGGCCCCATGGAGCCTGCTGCCCGTGTGTGCAGCGAGGAGCTGTGGCCACTGGAGCCAGCTTCCTGCCCAGGGAAGGTGGACATCCATGTCCACTGAGCCGGACTCACCCTGCTGGGAGCTGAGCCATTCTCGGAGTGAATTGGTTTGA
- the CEP170B gene encoding centrosomal protein of 170 kDa protein B isoform X2: MSVTSWFLVSSSGTRHRLPRELIFVGRDECELMLQSRSVDKQHAVINYDQDRDEHWVKDLGSLNGTFVNETRIPDQKYVTLKLNDVIRFGYDSNMYVLERVQHRVPEEALRHEKYTSQLQVSVKAPVPKRGEGLPEHAPYCESSNPRLERGDRKPGAEAAAYRTPLYGQPSWWGEDDGGIPPGDRYQEGPYPERPKELTQQDGDLTGSTAGFRDPTEPPGYSFRREPSYFEIPTKEAPQPPRPPEVPTHEVPTKDGEPGGGGVAPVVQSHASFTIEFDDCSPGQVKIRDHVTKFSLRRRRPPGKATPVEAVSAETKVADWLVHNDPSLLPRAGPVDDRHSTKSDLPIHTRTLKGHKHEDGTQSDSEDPMAKTATAAGVPADNGEQVRLQRQIKRDPQELLHNQQAFVIEFFDEDTPRKKRSQSFTHTPPGDPKADKRRGPGLADRDRPGAPAPAPGPARGPGSSGPQRASSLKREKTEERLGAPSAPARASARPFGSVGRRSRLTQDFMVQCLREGSPAARPGPEKAAPEPPTPLMPHGASPVDPSTPPLPPADPQLTKARKQEEDDSLSDAGTYTIETETQDQEVEEARRMIDQVFGVLESPELSRVSSAIFRPVIRGDRDESGDGMTQRMALLQEFTSRPVGVAPQGELQGPPVPGSPGGQKWVSRWASLADSYSDPGLAEDGPGRTAGELEGALPVRHRRRLPQLPRDRAGSPAGPEATRRSGPGPPEPGSEPASHLLGQEDLEPDSLSDASGSDGGLQEERHRSPQERLVWTRGRRSPRATGDPAPTSFFIGDQNREAAFPQKTSVVPGDVDGPGQVAQPSTPARDGVYVSTSGRVVIQLQTGRSPEPEGPTPAQAKEALAFIRQESFIKEPASVPPAPGQLPQIPSHPLLQDLAAARASRMDLHSEDTQLILKETETVLAALGARLLSKSVEEAEGELGGTPGPPEDSLSGGSDVDTASTISLFSGKNGPSPTSPQLTGLQKEKLPSPPAAQDLGGAALSCAQERLSQKQHLPVSPADTGRGELSRRLAARRGQGSQGSLDWPDERGSGLAHPPGSGTVTSDNETSTATGAGRLASRRKHTAPPPSPSVREEQNRVSASAQKVQQALTRSNSLSTPRPTRASRLRRARLGDTSDTEVVDGERGSLTNPEPVVRPAAEQAKKLSRLDILAMPRKRAGSFTGPSDSDAAPSRASFSGRSVEVYCAGRKPTVAEARTAARKTASATTVPRQPFSRARPGSARYSSPNTRRRQQGSDCTSTSEEEYGSHHSSPKHTRSRASTATQTPRPGSSARARPRTPGLRDTDDEEEEPDPYGFVVQTAEIAEIARLSQTLVKDVAILAQEIHDVAGDGDSLGSPGPARSPSLGNVPSIPASTISAHEELVQRIPEASLNFQKVPPGSLSSQDLDQNMNDCREEPLANKTRPRNREEVIFDNLMLNPVSQLSHAIRENTEHLAEKMKILFQNTGRAWEDLEARINAENEVPLLKTSNKEISSILKELRRVQKQLEVINAIVDPSGNLDLLTGNRGSAGSAQLGKVRPAAQSPSSPPSALSLRSFPQRANCGSPSLPDPSFLPDFLPDSERFLI; this comes from the exons ACGTTCGTGAACGAGACGCGCATCCCCGACCAGAAGTACGTCACGCTGAAGCTCAACGACGTCATTCGCTTCGGCTACGAT TCCAACATGTATGTGCTGGAGCGCGTGCAGCACCGCGTCCCCGAGGAGGCACTCAGG CACGAGAAGTACACCAGCCAGCTGCAGGTGAGCGTGAAGGCTCCGGTGCCCAAGAGGGGCGAGGGGCTGCCAGAGCACGCGCCTTACTGTGAGTCCTCGAACCCCAGGCTGGAGCGGGGGGACCGGAAACCAGGAGCAG AGGCGGCAGCCTACCGCACACCCCTGTATGGGCAGCCCTCCTGGTGGGGTGAGGATGATGGTGGCATCCCGCCTGGGGACCGGTATCAGGAGGGGCCGTACCCAG agcGGCCCAAGGAGCTGACACAGCAGGATGGGGACCTCACTGGGTCGACGGCCGGCTTCCGGGACCCCACCGAGCCTCCGGGCTACTCATTCCGACGGGAGCCCAGCTACTTCGAGATCCCTACGAAAGAGGCCCCACAGCCACCGCGGCCCCCTGAGGTGCCCACGCACGAGGTGCCCACCAAGGACGGGGAGCCAGGCGGGGGCGGGGTGGCACCGGTGGTGCAGAGCCACGCTTCCTTCACCATCGAGTTTGACGACTGCAGCCCAGGCCAGGTGAAGATCAGGGACCACGTCACCAAGTTCTCTCTGCGCCGGCGGCGGCCGCCCGGCAAGGCCACGCCTGTGGAGGCGGTCTCCGCGGAGACCAAAGTGGCAGACTGGCTGGTGCACAACGATCCCAGCCTGCTGCCCCGGGCCGGCCCCGTCGATGACCGTCACAGCACCAAGAGTGACCTGCCCATCCACACCCGCACCCTGAAGG GCCACAAGCATGAGGATGGCACACAGAGCGACTCAGAGGACCCCATGGCCAAGACAGCCACAGCAGCCGGGGTCCCTGCGGACAATGGGGAGCAGGTGCGGCTGCAGAGGCAGATCAAGCGGGACCCCCAGGAGCTGCTGCACAACCAGCAGGCCTTCGTCATCGAGTTTTTCGACGAGGACACACCCCGCAAGAAGCGTTCCCAGTCCTTCACCCATACCCCCCCTGGGGACCCCAAGGCCGATAAGCGCCGAGGCCCAGGGCTGGCCGACAGGGACCGCCCaggtgccccagccccagccccgggCCCTGCTCGGGGGCCGGGCAGCTCGGGGCCACAGCGGGCCAGCTCGCTCAAGCGCGAGAAGACAGAGGAGCGGCTGGGCGCCCCCTCGGCCCCTGCCCGGGCCTCCGCCCGCCCCTTCGGCAGCGTGGGGCGTCGCTCCCGTCTGACCCAGGACTTCATGGTCCAGTGCCTGCGGGAGGGCTCCCCGGCCGCCCGGCCTGGCCCTGAGAAGGCAGCCCCAGAGCCACCCACCCCCCTGATGCCCCATGGGGCCAGTCCCGTGGACCCCTCGACCCCACCACTACCTCCCGCTGACCCCCAGCTGACCAAGGCACGCAAACAGGAGGAGGATGACAGCCTCAGTGATGCAGGGACCTACACCATCGAGACAGAGACGCAGGACCAGGAGGTGGAGGAGGCCCGCAGGATGATCGACCAG GTGTTTGGCGTACTCGAGTCCCCTGAACTCTCCAGGGTGTCCTCGGCCATTTTTCGCCCAGTCATCAGAGGGGACAGAGACGAGTCTGGTGACGGGATGACCCAGCGGATGGCCCTGCTGCAGGAGTTCACCTCCCGGCCAGTGGGCGTGGCACCTCAGGGGGAGCTCCAG GGCCCCCCAGTGCCAGGCTCCCCTGGGGGTCAAAAGTGGGTGTCCCGCTGGGCCAGCCTGGCTGACAGCTACTCAGACCCGGGCCTGGCAG AGGACGGTCCAGGGCGCACAGCTGGGGAGCTTGAGGGGGCTCTGCCTGTGCGCCATAGACGACGACTCCCACAGCTGCCCAGAGACAGGGCGGGCAGCCCCGCCGGCCCCGAGGCCACCCGGAGGAGCGGGCCTGGGCCACCAGAGCCAGGCAGTGAGCCAGCCAGCCACCTCTTGGGCCAGGAGGACTTAGAACCCGACAGCCTCAGCGATGCCAGTGGGTCAGATGGGGGCCTGCAGGAAGAGAGACACAGGAGCCCCCAGGAGAGACTGGTGTGGACTAGGGGCCGGCGTTCACCAAGAGCCACCGGggaccctgcccccacctctttCTTCATCGGGGACCAGAACCGGGAGGCTGCCTTTCCCCAGAAAACATCTGTGGTTCCAGGAGATGTGGACGGCCCAGGGCAGGTGGCCCAGCCCAGCACTCCGGCGAGGGATGGTGTGTACGTCAGCACCAGTGGGAGGGTGGTCATCCAGCTGCAGACAGGGCGGTCCCCAGAGCCTGagggccccaccccagcccaggccaAGGAGGCCCTGGCCTTCATCCGGCAGGAGAGCTTCATCAAGGAACCGGCCAGTGTTCCCCCTGCACCTGGCCAGCTCCCGCAAATCCCCAGTCACCCCCTCCTGCAGGACCTGGCTGCAGCCCGGGCCTCGCGCATGGACCTCCACTCCGAGGACACCCAGCTGATCTTGAAGGAGACAGAGACAGTTCTGGCAGCCTTGGGGGCCCGACTGCTCTCCAAGTCTGTGGAAGAGGCGGAGGGCGAGCTGGGCGGCACCCCTGGGCCGCCAGAGGACTCCCTGTCTGGGGGCTCTGACGTGGACACGGCCAGCACTATCAGTCTGTTCAGTGGCAAGAATGGGCCCAGCCCTACGAGCCCCCAGCTCACGGGGCTGCAGAAGGAGAAGCTGCCCTCCCCACCGGCTGCGCAGGACCTGGGGGGAGCTGCCCTCAGCTGTGCCCAGGAACGGCTGTCACAGAAGCAGCACCTCCCAGTGAGCCCGGCGGACACTGGCCGTGGAGAGCTGTCACGGCGCTTGGCTGCACGGCGTGGCCAGGGGTCCCAGGGGAGCCTGGACTGGCCCGACGAGCGAGGCTCTGGCCTTGCCCACCCACCTGGCTCAGGCACAGTCACTTCCGACAATGAGACCTCCACAGCCACTGGAGCGGGGCGGCTGGCGTCTCGCCGAAAACACACTGCCCCACCACCGTCCCCATCTGTCCGGGAAGAGCAGAACCGAGTCTCGGCCAGCGCTCAGAAGGTGCAGCAGGCGCTGACCCGCTCCAACAGCCTGTCCACCCCACGGCCCACGCGGGCCTCCCGGCTGAGGCGGGCCCGACTGGGAGACACCTCGGACACGGAAGTGGTGGATGGTGAACGGGGGTCCCTGACCAACCCTGAGCCGGTGGTACGGCCAGCCGCCGAGCAGGCCAAGAAGTTGTCACGCCTGGACATCCTGGCCATGCCCCGGAAGCGGGCGGGCTCCTTCACGGGGCCCAGTGACTCAGACGCGGCCCCCTCCCGTGCCAGCTTCTCTGGCCGCAGCGTCGAGGTGTACTGCGCAGGCCGCAAGCCCACTGTGGCCGAGGCTCGGACCGCCGCCAGGAAGACCGCCAGTGCCACCACGGTTCCCCGCCAGCCCTTCAGCAGGGCGCGTCCAGGCAGTGCGCGATACTCCTCACCCA ACACGCGTCGCCGGCAGCAGGGCTCAGATTGCACATCCACCTCCGAGGAAGAGTACGGCTCCCACCACAGCTCTCCCAAACACACACGCTCCCGTGCCTCAACAGCCACGCAGACCCCACGGCCTGGCAGCTCTGCCCGGGCCCGGCCACGGACCCCCGGCCTGCGCGACACAGACGACGAGGAAGAGGAGCCTGACCCCTACGGCTTCGTTGTGCAGACGGCCGAGATCGCGGAGATCGCCAG GTTGAGCCAGACGCTGGTGAAGGATGTGGCCATCCTTGCCCAGGAGATCCACGACGTGGCCGGTGACGGTGACTCGCTGGGCTCACCAGGGCCCGCCCGAAGCCCCTCCCTCGGCAACGTGCCCAGCATCCCTGCCTCCACCATCTCGGCCCATGAGGAG CTGGTGCAGCGTATCCCTGAGGCCAGCCTCAACTTCCAGAAGGTGCCACCCGGCTCCCTGAGCTCTCAGGACTTGGACCAGAACATGAATGACTGCCGCGAGGAGCCCCTGGCCAACAAAACGCGGCCTCGGAACCGCGAGGAG GTGATCTTCGATAATCTGATGCTGAACCCCGTGTCCCAGCTGTCCCATGCCATCCGCGAGAACACAGAGCACCTCGCCGAGAAGATGAA GATCCTCTTTCAGAACACAGGGCGTGCATGGGAGGACCTGGAAGCCAGGATCAACGCCGAGAACGAGGTGCCCCTCCTGAAGACGTCCAACAAG GAAATCAGCTCCATCTTGAAAGAACTAAGACGTGTGCAGAAGCAGCTGGAAG tCATCAATGCTATTGTGGACCCCAGCGGGAACCTGGACCTGCTGACCGGAAACAGGGGCTCTGCAGGCTCGGCCCAGCTCGGGAAGGTGCGGCCGGCTGCCCAGAGCCCGTCTTCGCCCCCCTCGGCCCTATCACTGAGGAGCTTCCCACAGAGGGCCAACTGTGGGTCCCCCAGCCTCCCagacccctccttcctccctgacTTCCTCCCAGACTCAGAGAGGTTCCTGATCTAG